A region from the Gammaproteobacteria bacterium genome encodes:
- the pbpG gene encoding D-alanyl-D-alanine endopeptidase: MNKSRRNAPALTRASSPRGRAALCLAHRPTHEPALSSPAESSPEHLHLASGSALIVDQRQNAVLYEKNSETRLPIASITKLMTAMVVLDARLPLEETLEVTEEDVDWLKGSRSRLPLGTQLSRHELLYLALVSSDNRAASALGRTYPGGKPAFVAAMNRKARALDMVDSRFEDPTGLNPGNTSTAQDLVRMVKAAYAYPTIRQVTTTPQYTLALPQDSGSLEFRNTNRLVRAEDWDIGLSKTGYINEAGRCLVMQADIAERPLLIVLLNGDGRYTPFADVVRLRDWLQRRQHISAVPSTATTRSLG, encoded by the coding sequence GTGAACAAGTCGCGCCGCAACGCCCCCGCGCTCACACGGGCCTCTTCTCCCCGCGGGCGAGCCGCCCTCTGCCTGGCACACCGGCCCACGCACGAACCCGCGCTCTCCTCACCGGCCGAGTCGAGTCCGGAGCACCTGCACCTGGCCTCCGGCTCGGCGCTCATCGTCGATCAGCGGCAGAACGCCGTGCTCTACGAGAAGAACAGCGAGACACGGCTGCCCATCGCCTCGATCACCAAGCTGATGACCGCGATGGTGGTGCTCGACGCCCGCCTGCCGTTGGAAGAGACCCTCGAGGTGACCGAGGAGGACGTGGACTGGCTGAAGGGGTCGCGCTCCCGGCTCCCCCTGGGCACCCAACTGAGCCGCCACGAACTGCTCTACCTGGCCCTCGTCTCTTCGGACAACCGGGCCGCTTCGGCCCTCGGGCGCACCTACCCCGGAGGCAAGCCCGCGTTCGTTGCGGCCATGAACCGCAAGGCCCGGGCCCTCGACATGGTGGACAGCCGCTTCGAGGATCCGACGGGCCTGAACCCGGGGAACACGTCCACGGCCCAGGACCTCGTGCGGATGGTGAAGGCCGCCTACGCGTATCCCACCATCCGTCAAGTGACCACTACCCCCCAGTACACCCTGGCACTTCCCCAGGACTCGGGGAGCCTGGAGTTCCGCAACACGAACCGCCTGGTGCGGGCGGAGGACTGGGACATCGGCCTGAGCAAGACCGGCTACATCAACGAGGCGGGGCGTTGCCTCGTGATGCAGGCGGACATCGCGGAACGGCCCCTGCTGATCGTGCTGTTGAACGGAGACGGCCGATACACCCCGTTCGCCGACGTGGTCCGGCTGCGGGACTGGCTGCAGCGCCGGCAGCACATCTCTGCAGTCCCGAGCACCGCGACGACACGCTCGCTCGGCTGA